A genome region from Brassica oleracea var. oleracea cultivar TO1000 chromosome C2, BOL, whole genome shotgun sequence includes the following:
- the LOC106325685 gene encoding uncharacterized protein LOC106325685, with protein sequence MSHHHHHETNPHFARLPSQNQPLKGGGASTSQSHPNAPPPGILIKPRDRHRKGPIPPSETPLPLSPEERLPPRKTSKIPLLSTPKEKPPQKKTPKSSKRPLLLIPEGHHQQQQQQRSPPPPPPPQQPRIAPGGYTTTLPPIAKPTPWRNTTPSPHHRRGQQLPPPSRDQTNAMTWSAAFCCVIFWIILILGGLIVLIVYLVYRPRSPHIDISSANLNAAYLDMGFLLNGDLTFLANFPNPNKKSSVEFNYITFDLYYYNTLIATSYVAPFQIPKKMSMFASVHLVSSQVRLQQEQSRELQRQIETGPVLLNLRGTFHARSNLGALFRYSYRLHTHCSFSLNSPPSGTMRARRCSTKR encoded by the coding sequence ATGTCTCACCATCATCACCATGAAACCAACCCTCATTTCGCGCGTCTTCCATCGCAGAATCAACCTCTCAAAGGTGGTGGTGCCTCTACCTCACAATCTCACCCAAATGCTCCACCACCTGGAATCCTAATCAAGCCTCGTGATCGCCACCGTAAAGGTCCTATCCCTCCTTCCGAAACACCTTTACCACTTAGCCCTGAAGAGAGACTACCCCCGCGGAAAACTTCAAAAATACCATTACTATCAACCCCTAAAGAGAAACCACCACAAAAAAAAACTCCAAAATCTTCAAAAAGACCGTTACTATTAATCCCTGAAGGCCATCATCAACAACAACAACAACAAAGATCTCCACCTCCACCACCTCCACCACAACAACCACGCATTGCCCCCGGAGGCTACACAACAACACTACCTCCAATAGCCAAACCAACTCCATGGAGAAACACAACACCATCACCTCATCACCGCAGAGGCCAACAGCTACCACCACCTTCAAGAGACCAGACAAACGCAATGACTTGGTCAGCGGCCTTCTGCTGTGTAATCTTCTGGATCATTCTCATCCTCGGCGGTCTTATCGTCCTCATCGTCTACCTAGTGTACCGTCCACGCTCTCCTCACATCGATATCTCGTCCGCTAACCTAAACGCTGCTTACCTCGACATGGGGTTTCTCCTCAACGGTGACCTAACCTTTTTAGCAAACTTCCCAAACCCAAACAAGAAAAGCAGCGTTGAGTTCAACTACATAACCTTCGACCTTTACTATTACAACACTCTTATAGCGACATCATACGTTGCGCCTTTCCAGATTCCTAAGAAGATGTCGATGTTTGCTAGTGTTCATCTCGTGAGCAGTCAAGTGAGGCTCCAGCAAGAGCAGAGCAGAGAGCTGCAGCGTCAGATTGAAACCGGTCCGGTTTTGTTGAACCTGAGAGGGACGTTTCATGCACGTTCGAACTTAGGGGCGTTGTTTAGGTACTCGTATCGGTTGCATACTCATTGCAGCTTTTCTTTGAATAGTCCTCCTTCAGGAACTATGCGAGCTAGAAGATGCAGTACCAAACGCTAG
- the LOC106325100 gene encoding uncharacterized protein LOC106325100 encodes MNTIAKRVTGLLTRPSHSQLQQERGIRVKVFSGDLDKALTILQRKMQSSGMERLIKAQQTHHIKNSEKKVLARKNLERKIKSIDFARKLQSILIKKVRGL; translated from the exons ATGAACACGATAGCGAAGCGAGTCACGGGACTACTGACTCGGCCGAGTCACAGCCAGCTGCAGCAGGAGAGAGGGATAAGGGTGAAGGTGTTCTCAGGGGATCTGGACAAGGCGCTGACGATACTGCAGAGGAAGATGCAGTCGAGCGGGATGGAGAGGCTGATCAAAGCGCAGCAGACTCATCACATCAAGAACTCGGAGAAGAAGGTTCTCGCTAGGAAGAATCTTGAGCGGAAGATCAAATCCATTGACTTTGCTCGCAAGCTACAGTCCATCCTCATCAAGAAAGTCAG GGGTTTGTGA
- the LOC106318923 gene encoding uncharacterized protein LOC106318923 isoform X1, with product MIRHALERTGTTLRSLLFFFLLLNLSIYSISINARSNEDASFPPRGWNSYDSFCWTISETEFLQSAETISKRLLPHGYQYVVVDYLWYRKKVQGAYVDSLGFDVIDEWGRMHPDPARWPSSKGGKGFTQVAEKVHKMGLKFGIHVMGGISTQAYNANTLVMDSVKGGAYEESGRQWRAKDIGMKEKACVWMPHGFMSVNTKLGAGKAFLRSLYRQYAEWGIDFIKHDCVFGDDFNLDEISIVSEVLKELDRPVLYSISPGTSVTPTMAKEVSQLVNMYRVTGDDWDTWIDVVAHFDISRDLSASNMIGARGLQGKSWPDLDMLPLGWLTDQGSNLGPHRLCNLTMEEQKTQMTLWSIAKSPLMFGGDVRKLDDATYNLITNPTLLEINSYSSNNMEFPYITAARNNPHHSIGNNVKTKHAFGLTSCKEPKASTWSVVDKNNGKICWNQYSTEKPEKPFCLYNRKALLSSSEEIQHNQLYQGKLHLQTNDKAESCLGASSRKKLTSKDYSRGALSPCKLDANQMWELHSNGTLENSYSGLCAVLNPVKAAEASSNGVRSWIASGRRGEVYVAFFNLNQVKTTVSAKISDIAKALQNKTHLEGASCKSHEIWSGKDFGPTKDSVTIQVESHGPALFVLHCSHA from the exons ATGATCCGACACGCCCTAGAAAGAACCGGAACCACCCTCCGGTCCCTACTCTTCTTCTTCCTCCTCCTCAATCTTTCCATTTATAG TATATCGATTAACGCAAGATCAAACGAAGATGCGAGCTTTCCACCAAGAGGATGGAACTCGTACGACTCCTTCTGCTGGACAATCTCCGAAACTGAGTTCTTGCAGAGCGCTGAAACCATCTCAAAGCGTCTCCTTCCTCATGGATATCAA TATGTTGTGGTGGATTACCTTTGGTACAGAAAGAAAGTCCAAGGAGCTTACGTGGACTCTCTTGGCTTCGACGTGATTGACGAATGGGGAAGGATGCATCCTGATCCTGCTCGGTGGCCTTCTTCTAAAGGCGGCAAAGGCTTCACCCAAGTAGCTGAGAAAGTTCATAAGATGGGTTTGAAGTTTGGGATTCATGTTATGGGTGGGATTAGCACGCAGGCTTATAACGCAAACACTCTCGTTATGGATAGTGTCAAG GGAGGTGCTTATGAGGAATCAGGTAGACAGTGGAGGGCGAAGGATATTGGGATGAAGGAGAAGGCTTGTGTGTGGATGCCGCATGGGTTCATGAGTGTGAATACCAAGCTAGGTGCTGGAAAAGCCTTCTTGAGGTCACTTTATCGGCAATATGCTGAATGGGGAATCGATTTCA TAAAACATGACTGTGTATTTGGGGATGACTTCAATCTAGATGAGATCAGTATTGTGTCAGAG GTTCTGAAGGAGCTTGATCGGCCTGTTTTGTACTCCATATCTCCAGGGACGAGTGTGACCCCTACAATGGCTAAAGAAGTTAGTCAGTTGGTTAACATGTACAGAGTAACAGGTGATGACTGGGACACATGGATAGACGTGGTGGCACATTTCGATATCTCGAG GGATCTATCTGCGTCTAATATGATCGGTGCGCGAGGGCTACAAGGAAAATCATGGCCAGATTTAGATATGCTACCTCTTGGATGGCTTACTGATCAAG GTTCGAACCTTGGACCTCATCGACTGTGTAATCTTACTATGGAAGAACAGAAGACACAG ATGACATTGTGGTCTATAGCAAAGTCCCCTCTCATGTTTGGAGGTGATGTGAGAAAGCTTGATGACGCGACTTATAATCTCATCACTAATCCTACACTTCTGGAAATCAATTCTTATAGCTCTAACAACATGGAG TTTCCTTACATCACCGCGGCACGGAACAATCCTCATCATTCAATAGGCAACAACGTTAAAACCAAACATGCATTTGGTCTGACTAGCTGCAAAGAACCAAAAGCCAGCACTTGGTCCGTTGTAGACAAGAACAATGGAAAAATCTGTTGGAACCAATACTCAACCGAGAAACCAGAGAAGCCCTTTTGCTTATACAACAGAAAAGCTCTTCTATCTTC CAGTGAGGAGATACAACACAATCAGCTCTATCAAGGTAAGCTCCATTTACAAACAAATGATAAAGCAGAGTCTTGTTTAGGAGCTTCCTCGAGGAAAAAGCTCACTTCCAAAGACTATAGTCGCGGTGCGTTATCACCTTGCAAACTAGACGCAAACCAG ATGTGGGAGCTCCACAGTAATGGAACACTAGAAAACAGCTACTCTGGTCTTTGTGCTGTGTTAAATCCAGTGAAAG CAGCAGAAGCTAGCTCCAATGGTGTTCGTTCTTGGATTGCTTCGGGAAGAAGAGGAGAAGTGTATGTCGCCTTTTTCAACCTAAATCAGGTGAAGACGACGGTATCAGCTAAGATATCAGACATTGCCAAGGCTCTTCAGAACAAGACGCATCTTGAAGGAGCTTCTTGTAAGAGCCACGAAATATGGAGCGGTAAAGATTTCGGACCAACGAAAGATTCAGTAACGATTCAAGTTGAATCTCATGGTCCTGCTCTGTTTGTTCTCCATTGTAGCCATGCATGA
- the LOC106318923 gene encoding uncharacterized protein LOC106318923 isoform X3 translates to MIRHALERTGTTLRSLLFFFLLLNLSIYSISINARSNEDASFPPRGWNSYDSFCWTISETEFLQSAETISKRLLPHGYQYVVVDYLWYRKKVQGAYVDSLGFDVIDEWGRMHPDPARWPSSKGGKGFTQVAEKVHKMGLKFGIHVMGGISTQAYNANTLVMDSVKGGAYEESGRQWRAKDIGMKEKACVWMPHGFMSVNTKLGAGKAFLRSLYRQYAEWGIDFIKHDCVFGDDFNLDEISIVSEVLKELDRPVLYSISPGTSVTPTMAKEVSQLVNMYRVTGDDWDTWIDVVAHFDISRDLSASNMIGARGLQGKSWPDLDMLPLGWLTDQGSNLGPHRLCNLTMEEQKTQMTLWSIAKSPLMFGGDVRKLDDATYNLITNPTLLEINSYSSNNMEFPYITAARNNPHHSIGNNVKTKHAFGLTSCKEPKASTWSVVDKNNGKICWNQYSTEKPEKPFCLYNRKALLSSSEEIQHNQLYQGKLHLQTNDKAESCLGASSRKKLTSKDYSRGALSPCKLDANQMWELHSNGTLENSYSGLCAVLNPVKAEASSNGVRSWIASGRRGEVYVAFFNLNQVKTTVSAKISDIAKALQNKTHLEGASCKSHEIWSGKDFGPTKDSVTIQVESHGPALFVLHCSHA, encoded by the exons ATGATCCGACACGCCCTAGAAAGAACCGGAACCACCCTCCGGTCCCTACTCTTCTTCTTCCTCCTCCTCAATCTTTCCATTTATAG TATATCGATTAACGCAAGATCAAACGAAGATGCGAGCTTTCCACCAAGAGGATGGAACTCGTACGACTCCTTCTGCTGGACAATCTCCGAAACTGAGTTCTTGCAGAGCGCTGAAACCATCTCAAAGCGTCTCCTTCCTCATGGATATCAA TATGTTGTGGTGGATTACCTTTGGTACAGAAAGAAAGTCCAAGGAGCTTACGTGGACTCTCTTGGCTTCGACGTGATTGACGAATGGGGAAGGATGCATCCTGATCCTGCTCGGTGGCCTTCTTCTAAAGGCGGCAAAGGCTTCACCCAAGTAGCTGAGAAAGTTCATAAGATGGGTTTGAAGTTTGGGATTCATGTTATGGGTGGGATTAGCACGCAGGCTTATAACGCAAACACTCTCGTTATGGATAGTGTCAAG GGAGGTGCTTATGAGGAATCAGGTAGACAGTGGAGGGCGAAGGATATTGGGATGAAGGAGAAGGCTTGTGTGTGGATGCCGCATGGGTTCATGAGTGTGAATACCAAGCTAGGTGCTGGAAAAGCCTTCTTGAGGTCACTTTATCGGCAATATGCTGAATGGGGAATCGATTTCA TAAAACATGACTGTGTATTTGGGGATGACTTCAATCTAGATGAGATCAGTATTGTGTCAGAG GTTCTGAAGGAGCTTGATCGGCCTGTTTTGTACTCCATATCTCCAGGGACGAGTGTGACCCCTACAATGGCTAAAGAAGTTAGTCAGTTGGTTAACATGTACAGAGTAACAGGTGATGACTGGGACACATGGATAGACGTGGTGGCACATTTCGATATCTCGAG GGATCTATCTGCGTCTAATATGATCGGTGCGCGAGGGCTACAAGGAAAATCATGGCCAGATTTAGATATGCTACCTCTTGGATGGCTTACTGATCAAG GTTCGAACCTTGGACCTCATCGACTGTGTAATCTTACTATGGAAGAACAGAAGACACAG ATGACATTGTGGTCTATAGCAAAGTCCCCTCTCATGTTTGGAGGTGATGTGAGAAAGCTTGATGACGCGACTTATAATCTCATCACTAATCCTACACTTCTGGAAATCAATTCTTATAGCTCTAACAACATGGAG TTTCCTTACATCACCGCGGCACGGAACAATCCTCATCATTCAATAGGCAACAACGTTAAAACCAAACATGCATTTGGTCTGACTAGCTGCAAAGAACCAAAAGCCAGCACTTGGTCCGTTGTAGACAAGAACAATGGAAAAATCTGTTGGAACCAATACTCAACCGAGAAACCAGAGAAGCCCTTTTGCTTATACAACAGAAAAGCTCTTCTATCTTC CAGTGAGGAGATACAACACAATCAGCTCTATCAAGGTAAGCTCCATTTACAAACAAATGATAAAGCAGAGTCTTGTTTAGGAGCTTCCTCGAGGAAAAAGCTCACTTCCAAAGACTATAGTCGCGGTGCGTTATCACCTTGCAAACTAGACGCAAACCAG ATGTGGGAGCTCCACAGTAATGGAACACTAGAAAACAGCTACTCTGGTCTTTGTGCTGTGTTAAATCCAGTGAAAG CAGAAGCTAGCTCCAATGGTGTTCGTTCTTGGATTGCTTCGGGAAGAAGAGGAGAAGTGTATGTCGCCTTTTTCAACCTAAATCAGGTGAAGACGACGGTATCAGCTAAGATATCAGACATTGCCAAGGCTCTTCAGAACAAGACGCATCTTGAAGGAGCTTCTTGTAAGAGCCACGAAATATGGAGCGGTAAAGATTTCGGACCAACGAAAGATTCAGTAACGATTCAAGTTGAATCTCATGGTCCTGCTCTGTTTGTTCTCCATTGTAGCCATGCATGA
- the LOC106318923 gene encoding uncharacterized protein LOC106318923 isoform X2, whose amino-acid sequence MIRHALERTGTTLRSLLFFFLLLNLSIYSISINARSNEDASFPPRGWNSYDSFCWTISETEFLQSAETISKRLLPHGYQYVVVDYLWYRKKVQGAYVDSLGFDVIDEWGRMHPDPARWPSSKGGKGFTQVAEKVHKMGLKFGIHVMGGISTQAYNANTLVMDSVKGGAYEESGRQWRAKDIGMKEKACVWMPHGFMSVNTKLGAGKAFLRSLYRQYAEWGIDFIKHDCVFGDDFNLDEISIVSEVLKELDRPVLYSISPGTSVTPTMAKEVSQLVNMYRVTGDDWDTWIDVVAHFDISRDLSASNMIGARGLQGKSWPDLDMLPLGWLTDQGSNLGPHRLCNLTMEEQKTQMTLWSIAKSPLMFGGDVRKLDDATYNLITNPTLLEINSYSSNNMEFPYITAARNNPHHSIGNNVKTKHAFGLTSCKEPKASTWSVVDKNNGKICWNQYSTEKPEKPFCLYNRKALLSSEEIQHNQLYQGKLHLQTNDKAESCLGASSRKKLTSKDYSRGALSPCKLDANQMWELHSNGTLENSYSGLCAVLNPVKAAEASSNGVRSWIASGRRGEVYVAFFNLNQVKTTVSAKISDIAKALQNKTHLEGASCKSHEIWSGKDFGPTKDSVTIQVESHGPALFVLHCSHA is encoded by the exons ATGATCCGACACGCCCTAGAAAGAACCGGAACCACCCTCCGGTCCCTACTCTTCTTCTTCCTCCTCCTCAATCTTTCCATTTATAG TATATCGATTAACGCAAGATCAAACGAAGATGCGAGCTTTCCACCAAGAGGATGGAACTCGTACGACTCCTTCTGCTGGACAATCTCCGAAACTGAGTTCTTGCAGAGCGCTGAAACCATCTCAAAGCGTCTCCTTCCTCATGGATATCAA TATGTTGTGGTGGATTACCTTTGGTACAGAAAGAAAGTCCAAGGAGCTTACGTGGACTCTCTTGGCTTCGACGTGATTGACGAATGGGGAAGGATGCATCCTGATCCTGCTCGGTGGCCTTCTTCTAAAGGCGGCAAAGGCTTCACCCAAGTAGCTGAGAAAGTTCATAAGATGGGTTTGAAGTTTGGGATTCATGTTATGGGTGGGATTAGCACGCAGGCTTATAACGCAAACACTCTCGTTATGGATAGTGTCAAG GGAGGTGCTTATGAGGAATCAGGTAGACAGTGGAGGGCGAAGGATATTGGGATGAAGGAGAAGGCTTGTGTGTGGATGCCGCATGGGTTCATGAGTGTGAATACCAAGCTAGGTGCTGGAAAAGCCTTCTTGAGGTCACTTTATCGGCAATATGCTGAATGGGGAATCGATTTCA TAAAACATGACTGTGTATTTGGGGATGACTTCAATCTAGATGAGATCAGTATTGTGTCAGAG GTTCTGAAGGAGCTTGATCGGCCTGTTTTGTACTCCATATCTCCAGGGACGAGTGTGACCCCTACAATGGCTAAAGAAGTTAGTCAGTTGGTTAACATGTACAGAGTAACAGGTGATGACTGGGACACATGGATAGACGTGGTGGCACATTTCGATATCTCGAG GGATCTATCTGCGTCTAATATGATCGGTGCGCGAGGGCTACAAGGAAAATCATGGCCAGATTTAGATATGCTACCTCTTGGATGGCTTACTGATCAAG GTTCGAACCTTGGACCTCATCGACTGTGTAATCTTACTATGGAAGAACAGAAGACACAG ATGACATTGTGGTCTATAGCAAAGTCCCCTCTCATGTTTGGAGGTGATGTGAGAAAGCTTGATGACGCGACTTATAATCTCATCACTAATCCTACACTTCTGGAAATCAATTCTTATAGCTCTAACAACATGGAG TTTCCTTACATCACCGCGGCACGGAACAATCCTCATCATTCAATAGGCAACAACGTTAAAACCAAACATGCATTTGGTCTGACTAGCTGCAAAGAACCAAAAGCCAGCACTTGGTCCGTTGTAGACAAGAACAATGGAAAAATCTGTTGGAACCAATACTCAACCGAGAAACCAGAGAAGCCCTTTTGCTTATACAACAGAAAAGCTCTTCTATCTTC TGAGGAGATACAACACAATCAGCTCTATCAAGGTAAGCTCCATTTACAAACAAATGATAAAGCAGAGTCTTGTTTAGGAGCTTCCTCGAGGAAAAAGCTCACTTCCAAAGACTATAGTCGCGGTGCGTTATCACCTTGCAAACTAGACGCAAACCAG ATGTGGGAGCTCCACAGTAATGGAACACTAGAAAACAGCTACTCTGGTCTTTGTGCTGTGTTAAATCCAGTGAAAG CAGCAGAAGCTAGCTCCAATGGTGTTCGTTCTTGGATTGCTTCGGGAAGAAGAGGAGAAGTGTATGTCGCCTTTTTCAACCTAAATCAGGTGAAGACGACGGTATCAGCTAAGATATCAGACATTGCCAAGGCTCTTCAGAACAAGACGCATCTTGAAGGAGCTTCTTGTAAGAGCCACGAAATATGGAGCGGTAAAGATTTCGGACCAACGAAAGATTCAGTAACGATTCAAGTTGAATCTCATGGTCCTGCTCTGTTTGTTCTCCATTGTAGCCATGCATGA
- the LOC106321228 gene encoding tRNA (guanine(10)-N2)-methyltransferase homolog — translation MDAEMAFLMANQAKATSGKLVYDPFVGTGSILVSAARFGAMTMGADIDIRVVRDGRGPDCNVWSNFKQYGLPMPVALLRMDNNLPPWRSGLNEIFDAIICDPPYGVRAGGRKSGGRKILRGTVDPYTVPEDKRTDHIPSTGAYSLVECVHDLLHLAARMLVMKGRLVFFFPVLRDENGSEVKFPEHPCFKLVAVSEQILSSRYSRVLLTMVKVEPYSQEVEEAARLMHLEFRENHLKWLEEGNIHSSVFKPSDHSQIRADTKSFKDPKPKYRGKYV, via the exons ATGGATGCTGAAATGGCTTTCTTGATGGCTAATCAAGCTAAAGCTACATCTGGAAAGCTTGTGTATGACCCTTTCGTTGGTACAGGGAGCATTCTCGTTTCTGCTGCACGTTTTGGTGCAATGACAATG GGTGCAGATATTGATATCAGAGTAGTGCGTGATGGACGTGGTCCAGACTGTAATGTTTGGAGCAATTTCAAGCAG TATGGACTACCTATGCCAGTTGCTTTACTTAGAATGGATAATAATCTTCCTCCTTGGCGTTCCGGGCTAAACGAG ATATTTGATGCGATTATATGTGATCCACCTTACGGGGTTCGAGCTGGTGGACGCAAATCCGGTGGCAGGAAAATCCTGAGAGGGACGGTGGATCCTTACACAGTCCCTGAAGACAAAAGGACAGATCACATTCCATCCACTGGTGCATATAGTCTAGTGGAGTGTGTTCATGATCTGCTTCACCTCGCTGCAAGAATGCTGGTGATGAAAGGGAGGCTAGTCTTTTTCTTCCCGGTTTTGAGAGATGAGAATGGCAGTGAGGTTAAGTTTCCAGAGCACCCGTGTTTCAAGTTGGTGGCTGTCTCTGAACAGATCTTGAGTTCGCGGTACAGTAGGGTTTTGCTGACCATGGTGAAAGTAGAGCCTTATAGCCAAGAGGTTGAGGAAGCTGCTCGTTTAATGCATTTGGAGTTTAGAGAGAATCATCTTAAGTGGTTAGAGGAAGGTAATATTCATTCCTCTGTGTTTAAACCTTCTGATCATTCACAGATTCGTGCTGATACCAAAAGCTTTAAAGATCCTAAACCTAAGTATAGAGGGAAGTATGTGTAA